One region of Camelina sativa cultivar DH55 chromosome 6, Cs, whole genome shotgun sequence genomic DNA includes:
- the LOC104699446 gene encoding F-box/kelch-repeat protein At2g44700-like, with protein sequence MTTNLSNGDEPPQETIQPPMSSPSSFTSLPREMVLNVLARVPKRLYPILCCVSKNLRSLVRSAEIQKTRSSLGKDSLYICVMDETMDEEYMRTRTYQWFSLRRVEDSTTENVFVSVDFSFLPEPCRRSASVVAFGPKMFFIPGTNHRSSSFRIFDTQSGKVRQGPSLLVNRTYNCVALVGGKIYVIGGCREDELTAESFDLKTEAWERAPSPHEEDSRIWIHGTGAPLDRKVCAVSLFGGLTCYDTRDGSCETSELPFGKWWNTGVCVIDNVLYVYFFRFGLMWYDTELRLWRVVFGLDLGEAQGVAMAEYYGKLALLWEKPSHFCRGSKEIWCRMIGLARSEEGFNGAAEPSQLLRIVPRTFSFHHCLSVG encoded by the coding sequence ATGACGACTAACCTTTCTAACGGCGACGAACCACCGCAAGAAACCATCCAACCGCCGATGTCATCGCCGTCATCGTTTACGTCACTGCCACGCGAAATGGTATTAAACGTCTTAGCCCGCGTACCAAAACGGTTATACCCAATCCTCTGTTGCGTCTCCAAGAACTTGCGTAGTCTTGTTCGCTCGGCTGAGATTCAAAAGACTCGATCTTCCCTCGGAAAAGATTCTCTTTATATCTGCGTCATGGACGAAACTATGGATGAAGAATATATGCGTACTCGGACTTATCAATGGTTCAGTCTCCGCAGGGTTGAGGACAGTACGACCGAGAATGTCTTCGTCTCCGTCGATTTCTCTTTCCTTCCCGAGCCTTGTCGTCGCTCTGCTTCCGTCGTCGCCTTTGGTCCTAAGATGTTCTTCATTCCCGGAACTAATCATCGCTCATCAAGCTTTAGGATCTTTGACACCCAATCTGGAAAGGTTCGTCAAGGACCTAGTTTGCTAGTGAACCGAACGTATAATTGCGTAGCACTAGTTGGGGGTAAGATCTATGTGATTGGAGGATGCAGAGAAGACGAGCTTACAGCGGAAAGCTTTGATCTAAAGACGGAAGCTTGGGAAAGAGCTCCGAGTCCCCATGAAGAAGATAGTCGCATATGGATTCATGGGACAGGTGCTCCACTAGACAGAAAGGTTTGTGCTGTAAGCTTATTTGGAGGCCTGACATGTTACGATACTAGAGATGGTTCTTGCGAGACATCTGAGTTGCCTTTTGGAAAATGGTGGAACACAGGAGTGTGTGTTATAGACAATGTGCTCTACGTTTACTTCTTTCGTTTCGGTTTAATGTGGTATGACACTGAACTGAGGCTATGGAGAGTGGTTTTTGGTTTGGATCTTGGCGAAGCTCAAGGCGTTGCAATGGCTGAATACTATGGGAAGTTGGCGCTTCTATGGGAGAAACCAAGTCATTTTTGTCGTGGAAGCAAAGAGATTTGGTGTAGAATGATTGGCTTGGCTAGGAGTGAAGAAGGATTCAATGGAGCTGCAGAACCCTCCCAACTTCTCAGGATTGTTCCTCGCACCTTTAGTTTTCACCATTGTCTGTCGGTTGGTTAA